Genomic window (Aurantimicrobium sp. INA4):
GTTGAGTACTCACCCAACGAGGGGTGAGCTCGATTCAGGAGATCCCATGAAGGTCGCAGTACCAACCGAAATCAAGAACAACGAGTTCCGCGTTGCAATTACCCCCGCAGGCGTTCACGAACTTGTTGGTAACGGACACGAAGTCCTCGTTCAGTCTGGAGCTGGTGTCGGCTCCTCGATCACCGATGAGGCATACAAAGCAGCTGGCGCAAAGATTGTTGCAACTGCTGAGGAAGTTTGGGCAGCAGCAGACGTTCTGCTCAAGGTTAAAGAACCCATTGCCAGCGAATACAAGTACTTCCGTGAGGGACTCGTACTTTTCACCTACCTCCACCTTGCTGCTGAGCCAGAGCTCACCAAGGCACTGGTTGACTCCAAAGTCACCGCAATTGCATATGAAACCGTTCAGCTTCCCACCCGCCAGCTTCCCCTGCTTGCTCCGATGAGTGAGGTTGCTGGTCGTCTTGCTCCGATCCTCGGCGCGAACGTCATGCTCAAGCCCAACGGCGGTCCTGGCCTCCTGGTTCCCGGCGTTCCTGGAACCCACCCTGCAAAGGTTGTAGTTCTTGGTGGCGGTGTTGCTGGTACCAACGCTGTTCAGGTTGCTGCAGGTATGGGCGCAGAAGTAACTGTTTTGGACACCAACCTCTTCCGCCTGCGCGAGCTCGACGCACTGTATGACGGTCGCATCAAGACCATCGCTTCGAACTCCTTCGAAATCGAGAAGGCCTGTCTTGAAGCTGACATGGTCATTGGTTCTGTCCTCATCCCCGGCGCCAAGGCACCCAAGCTTGTCAGCAACGACTTGGTCAAGCGCATGAAGCCAGGCAGCGTTCTCGTTGACATCGCTGTTGACCAGGGTGGTTGCTTCGCAGACACCCACCCAACCACTCACGCAGAGCCCACCTTCCAGGTGCACAACTCTCTGTTCTACTGCGTAGCCAACATGCCTGGTGCGGTGCCCAACACCTCCACCTACGCATTGACAAACGCAACCCTGCCTTACCTGCGCTCCATTGCAAACAACGGATGGCACGCAGCACTCAAGGCAGACCTCTCACTCCGCCTAGGTCTCAACACCCACGCTGGTGCTGTCACCAACGCTCCTGTAGCAACTGCTGTAGGCATGGAATACAGCGACTTGGACGCTATCTTCGCCTAAGTTCTCAACACAGCCCTCGTGGTGGAGCCATCAGGTTCAACCACGAGGGCTGTGTCGTTCTCGGTATGGGGAAATAGGCCTGATTTCAGACGTAATCCGCGTATCTCGCTTGGTGAACATCCGTCAAGAATGAGAAGTCCTGCTTCTCTCATTTCGGTTAGTTGAGCGTGGTTGAGCATCCATTCATCCGGGGTGCCAATGACTATCGGAGAGTTCGCAGGAGGAGAGACGGTCAACGCCGATTTCAGCGCACCCACCCGATCCCCATATGCCTTTGTCAAACTACTCATGAGGGAAGTTTTGCGGTGAGTAATCACCGCATAGGAACAATCTTCTTCACAGATTATTTCTCCCCACTGACCTGACTCAGGCTGGAGGTTACTGCCGTGGACGAGCTGAATCTGATGGCCCCGCCAGAGGCCACGACCTGGCTCAGATGCCCTGAGGAGCTGTAGTCGCATCGGAAACAAATCCACGAGCGCGTGAGTGCCGTGTGGGTTTTCTTTACTCCCGATAACGAAAACTGCGTTGCGTTGGGGCGCTAACCGAACACATTTCATCAGTGAAGCAAGAAACTGCTCACGATGTTCCAGGCC
Coding sequences:
- the ald gene encoding alanine dehydrogenase, with translation MKVAVPTEIKNNEFRVAITPAGVHELVGNGHEVLVQSGAGVGSSITDEAYKAAGAKIVATAEEVWAAADVLLKVKEPIASEYKYFREGLVLFTYLHLAAEPELTKALVDSKVTAIAYETVQLPTRQLPLLAPMSEVAGRLAPILGANVMLKPNGGPGLLVPGVPGTHPAKVVVLGGGVAGTNAVQVAAGMGAEVTVLDTNLFRLRELDALYDGRIKTIASNSFEIEKACLEADMVIGSVLIPGAKAPKLVSNDLVKRMKPGSVLVDIAVDQGGCFADTHPTTHAEPTFQVHNSLFYCVANMPGAVPNTSTYALTNATLPYLRSIANNGWHAALKADLSLRLGLNTHAGAVTNAPVATAVGMEYSDLDAIFA